The Antarcticibacterium sp. 1MA-6-2 genome has a window encoding:
- a CDS encoding YeeE/YedE family protein, producing MKYIKFLVIGIVFGIVMFKSEAASWFRIYEMFQFQSFHMYGIMGSALTLGVIGTWLIKKYNLKSIDGEPIKFTPKNKSFSRYMYGGILFGLGWALAGSCPGPIYTLIGAGYLPILVTLLGALLGTFIYGLLRNKLPH from the coding sequence ATGAAGTATATTAAATTCTTAGTTATAGGTATAGTTTTCGGAATTGTGATGTTCAAAAGTGAAGCGGCATCCTGGTTTCGCATATATGAGATGTTTCAATTTCAATCATTTCACATGTACGGCATAATGGGATCTGCCCTTACTTTGGGAGTTATTGGAACCTGGCTTATCAAAAAATATAATCTTAAATCTATAGATGGCGAACCTATAAAGTTCACACCTAAGAATAAAAGCTTTAGTCGCTATATGTATGGTGGTATCCTTTTTGGATTAGGTTGGGCACTTGCAGGTTCTTGTCCGGGTCCAATCTACACCCTTATTGGAGCAGGTTATTTACCAATTCTTGTAACTTTATTAGGTGCATTACTGGGAACCTTTATTTATGGACTCCTCAGGAATAAGTTACCTCACTAG
- a CDS encoding aspartate/glutamate racemase family protein, whose protein sequence is MKKIGLIGGTSWHSTIVYYRLINEMVGDKMGKQANPELLIYSLNVELMREHNVEKINNKYLEIAKTLQTAGAKAILICANTPHLVYDFVQPKINIPILHIADAIGGEARKKGLSNLGLLGTRPTMTGDFISSPLKKRYDIETIIPDSEYIDGNHDFISNELTKGIFTEEAKKFYLEQMRLLRTKGAEGIILGCTELPMLVDQKDFDLPLLATTNLHAQMAANFILEEN, encoded by the coding sequence ATGAAAAAAATTGGTTTAATAGGAGGCACCTCCTGGCATTCTACAATAGTTTATTACCGTCTCATAAATGAGATGGTAGGAGATAAAATGGGAAAGCAGGCAAATCCCGAATTACTTATTTATAGCCTGAATGTGGAGCTTATGAGGGAGCATAATGTAGAAAAGATCAATAATAAGTATCTGGAAATTGCAAAAACACTGCAAACAGCTGGAGCCAAAGCTATACTCATCTGTGCCAATACACCGCACCTGGTGTACGATTTTGTACAACCGAAAATAAATATTCCAATTCTACACATTGCCGATGCTATTGGGGGTGAAGCCAGAAAAAAAGGCCTGTCAAACCTTGGATTACTCGGCACCCGGCCAACTATGACGGGAGATTTTATTTCTTCTCCTTTAAAAAAGAGATACGATATAGAAACCATAATTCCGGATAGTGAGTACATAGATGGAAACCACGATTTTATTTCAAATGAACTTACAAAAGGAATTTTTACTGAAGAGGCAAAGAAGTTTTATCTGGAGCAAATGAGATTGCTGCGGACAAAAGGCGCAGAGGGAATTATCCTGGGTTGTACTGAGCTTCCAATGCTTGTTGATCAAAAAGATTTTGATCTGCCTTTGCTTGCTACCACAAATCTTCATGCACAAATGGCTGCCAATTTCATCTTAGAGGAGAATTAG
- a CDS encoding DUF302 domain-containing protein, whose product MSYYFSKVLDKSFEETMGIITKELKEEGFGILTEIDLKETFKKKLDINFRKYKILGACNPEMALKAISAESKIGTMLPCNIIIQELKNGKTEVSAVDPVASMTAIDNDDLEGIAQLVRAKLQTVIERLS is encoded by the coding sequence ATGAGCTACTATTTTTCAAAAGTCCTTGACAAATCCTTTGAAGAGACAATGGGTATTATTACAAAAGAACTCAAAGAAGAAGGATTTGGAATTCTTACTGAAATCGATCTGAAAGAAACTTTTAAAAAGAAATTGGATATAAATTTCAGGAAGTACAAAATACTTGGTGCCTGTAATCCCGAGATGGCCCTCAAAGCGATTTCTGCGGAAAGTAAGATAGGCACAATGCTTCCCTGTAATATTATAATTCAGGAATTGAAAAATGGTAAAACAGAAGTTTCTGCCGTAGATCCTGTTGCTTCCATGACAGCAATAGACAATGATGACCTGGAAGGAATTGCACAACTGGTTCGGGCAAAACTGCAAACTGTTATTGAACGACTCTCCTGA
- a CDS encoding OsmC family protein: MEAHKYLVNLVWTIDRKGEVSSPVLNQKIEVATPPEFPGGIPDIWSPEHLFTAAVSSCFMTTFLAIAANSNLVFTSLTCPAEGILDRKDGKYAMTDIFLKPVLTIPNEEDREKAEKVLIKAEKACLISNSISSEVHLQTEVLILENHTVIL; this comes from the coding sequence ATGGAAGCACATAAATATCTGGTAAACCTGGTATGGACGATAGATAGAAAAGGTGAAGTTTCTTCCCCTGTTTTGAACCAGAAAATAGAAGTGGCAACTCCACCGGAATTTCCGGGAGGAATCCCCGATATCTGGTCCCCGGAACATCTTTTTACCGCTGCAGTGAGCAGTTGTTTTATGACAACTTTTTTAGCAATTGCAGCAAATTCCAATCTGGTATTTACCAGCTTGACCTGTCCTGCAGAAGGAATTTTGGACAGGAAGGATGGAAAATATGCAATGACAGATATTTTTCTTAAACCAGTTCTCACAATTCCCAATGAGGAAGACCGTGAAAAAGCCGAAAAGGTCCTGATCAAAGCTGAAAAAGCCTGTTTAATTTCAAACTCCATATCTTCTGAAGTGCATCTGCAAACTGAAGTGCTTATCTTAGAAAATCACACAGTTATATTATAA
- a CDS encoding IS1182 family transposase, which translates to MQGKKDYQEKLFTSFRLSDRIPKENFYRRLKEALNLDFLYPLTHQFYGESGQKSIDPVVYFKICLVGYLENITTDRGVMDHCAMRLDILYFLGYDVDEELPWHSTISRTRKLFTDDVFEEVFTRVFKLCVEAGLVSGHTQAIDSAPVKANASMDSLELKVPAEDLEEHLSKLRVQSSRDRKAKENKAPKEQQEITASKQELQEIKSRNKRWSKDQDMKPGAKNKGSKYTSNKTHYSPTDPDARISVKPGKARKLNYLCNIAVDTKAHVITDVQAYHADKKDTKYLKDTVTRLNRRLRREGLIWENLLADAGYSSGENYAYLENKGLTPYIPPHGTYKGGPEGFQYFKEGNYWLCPQGKKVTFRKQKMENGNLKDNYFTTRADCKDCPIKKACIGKSHEKRINITAFREEYERNIERVKSRRGRYMKGKRQGTVEPVFGTLKEFLGLRKVNTIGIRQANKCMHLAAIAYNLKKYLKFTTRKVKSGANALQKCQDAAPSIIKAELMAFQAVLILLFSSQKVFVNRASLA; encoded by the coding sequence ATGCAAGGCAAAAAAGACTATCAGGAAAAACTCTTCACTTCCTTTAGGTTAAGTGATCGAATCCCAAAAGAAAATTTTTATCGCAGGTTAAAAGAGGCTCTCAACCTGGATTTCCTTTATCCACTCACCCACCAGTTCTATGGGGAGAGCGGACAAAAAAGTATCGACCCCGTGGTGTATTTCAAGATCTGCCTGGTGGGATATCTTGAGAATATTACTACAGATCGTGGCGTAATGGATCATTGTGCAATGCGGCTGGACATCCTTTATTTCCTTGGGTATGATGTAGATGAAGAACTACCCTGGCACAGCACCATAAGCCGTACCCGAAAGCTTTTTACCGATGATGTCTTTGAGGAAGTATTCACCCGGGTTTTTAAACTATGTGTAGAAGCAGGATTGGTAAGCGGGCATACACAAGCCATTGATTCAGCTCCTGTTAAAGCCAATGCTTCTATGGATAGCCTGGAGCTTAAAGTCCCGGCAGAAGATCTTGAAGAGCATCTCTCAAAGCTGCGTGTGCAAAGCAGCAGGGACCGAAAAGCCAAAGAGAACAAAGCCCCTAAAGAACAACAGGAAATTACCGCCAGTAAACAAGAATTACAGGAAATTAAGAGCCGTAATAAAAGATGGAGTAAGGACCAGGATATGAAACCCGGTGCAAAGAACAAAGGCAGTAAATATACCAGCAACAAAACCCACTACAGCCCCACAGATCCTGATGCAAGGATCAGTGTCAAACCCGGAAAAGCCAGGAAACTTAACTACCTCTGCAATATAGCCGTAGATACTAAAGCCCACGTAATAACAGATGTACAGGCCTACCATGCAGATAAGAAAGACACAAAATATTTAAAGGATACTGTTACAAGATTGAACAGGCGTTTACGCAGGGAAGGATTGATCTGGGAAAATCTGCTGGCAGATGCAGGTTATAGCAGTGGGGAGAATTATGCATACCTGGAAAATAAAGGTCTTACACCCTATATTCCACCACACGGCACTTACAAAGGAGGACCTGAAGGGTTCCAATATTTTAAAGAGGGCAACTACTGGCTGTGCCCGCAAGGAAAAAAGGTAACCTTCCGGAAGCAGAAAATGGAGAATGGAAACTTAAAGGATAACTATTTTACTACAAGAGCAGATTGTAAAGACTGCCCAATAAAAAAAGCCTGCATTGGCAAGAGCCACGAAAAAAGGATCAATATTACCGCCTTTCGGGAAGAATACGAAAGAAATATTGAACGGGTAAAAAGCAGGCGTGGCCGCTATATGAAAGGCAAACGACAAGGCACGGTAGAACCCGTTTTTGGTACCCTTAAAGAATTCCTGGGACTAAGAAAAGTAAATACCATCGGAATTCGCCAGGCCAACAAATGTATGCACCTGGCCGCCATTGCGTATAACCTGAAGAAGTACCTGAAGTTTACCACAAGGAAAGTCAAGTCCGGGGCAAATGCCCTGCAAAAATGCCAAGACGCCGCTCCTTCTATTATAAAAGCTGAATTAATGGCTTTTCAAGCTGTTTTGATCCTCCTTTTTTCTTCCCAAAAAGTGTTTGTGAATAGAGCATCACTTGCTTAA
- a CDS encoding Crp/Fnr family transcriptional regulator has product MLQQLKDAYGFIFEEELISEIEEKGSLRSVKGGEIIMDINDYIKAMPLLLEGAIKILREDSEGNELLLYFLERGDTCALTLSCCLGQTKSEIRAVAERDTTFIMIPITNIEDWTAKYKSWRNFIFESYHSRLTEMLETIDTLAFMNMDERLLRYLQDKAKINQSEKLQVTHQQVAYDLNTSRVVISRLLKKLEIEEKIILQRNYIIVQDL; this is encoded by the coding sequence ATGCTACAGCAACTAAAAGATGCCTACGGATTTATTTTTGAAGAAGAACTAATTTCTGAAATTGAAGAAAAGGGAAGTTTAAGATCAGTAAAGGGAGGTGAAATAATTATGGACATTAATGATTACATTAAAGCCATGCCTTTGCTCTTAGAAGGTGCTATTAAGATCCTGCGTGAGGATAGTGAAGGCAATGAGTTACTATTGTATTTCCTGGAAAGGGGTGACACCTGTGCGCTTACCCTTTCCTGCTGTCTTGGACAAACTAAAAGCGAAATAAGAGCAGTAGCCGAAAGAGACACTACTTTTATTATGATTCCCATTACTAATATTGAAGACTGGACAGCCAAATATAAGAGCTGGCGCAATTTCATCTTTGAAAGTTATCATTCAAGGCTTACCGAAATGCTGGAAACAATAGATACCCTGGCATTTATGAATATGGACGAACGCTTGTTGCGTTACCTTCAGGATAAAGCAAAGATTAACCAATCAGAGAAACTTCAGGTTACCCATCAACAGGTCGCATACGACTTAAATACCTCTCGAGTCGTCATTTCAAGGCTGCTTAAGAAACTTGAAATAGAAGAAAAAATAATACTTCAGCGAAACTATATTATTGTCCAGGACTTGTAA
- a CDS encoding ATP-binding protein: protein MVQFSLSYDDIGRNIEDVKDNIRYPTIVKNIQEVISTHQVFEKEIQTTDGNWFQMNIVPYVNHEDDSINGVIMTFVDITKRLNVIKELEKINAQHQVLMYALSHDVKQPISTLKLLSTGLRETYKRQDQKGFNLMLERLEATSNGIDSLLDEFTFSGEANQKNENTVDIRTICQDVLDALREEIQHNRISITRDFEATTILFPKNNLRSIIYNLLHNSIKYRDHERATQIHISTFKINDFVVFKVEDNGIGVAEEHLETIFQKSSRINEEIEGTGMGLYIIKKMLESNHGRIEVESNFGKGSRFEVFFRDDHKNGTSLPLHSSPAHQNL from the coding sequence ATGGTGCAATTCTCATTGTCCTATGACGACATTGGAAGAAATATTGAGGATGTTAAGGATAACATTCGTTATCCTACGATCGTAAAAAACATCCAGGAGGTCATAAGCACTCATCAGGTTTTTGAAAAAGAAATTCAAACAACCGATGGCAACTGGTTTCAAATGAATATTGTTCCTTATGTGAACCACGAGGATGATAGTATTAATGGGGTCATTATGACTTTTGTGGATATTACGAAGCGGTTAAATGTTATAAAAGAACTGGAGAAAATAAATGCTCAACATCAGGTTTTAATGTATGCATTATCTCATGACGTAAAGCAACCTATTTCTACTCTAAAACTTCTTTCCACCGGGCTTCGGGAAACTTATAAAAGACAGGACCAGAAAGGCTTTAACTTAATGTTGGAAAGGCTGGAAGCTACTTCTAATGGAATTGATTCCCTATTGGATGAATTTACTTTTAGCGGGGAAGCAAATCAAAAGAACGAAAACACAGTGGACATTAGAACCATCTGTCAGGATGTTCTGGATGCTCTTCGGGAAGAAATCCAGCATAACAGGATTAGTATTACCAGGGATTTCGAGGCTACCACAATTTTATTTCCTAAAAATAACCTGAGGAGCATAATTTATAACCTATTGCACAATTCTATTAAATATAGGGATCACGAGAGAGCTACACAAATTCATATTAGTACCTTTAAAATAAATGATTTTGTGGTCTTTAAAGTGGAGGATAACGGGATAGGTGTTGCTGAAGAACATCTCGAGACCATTTTTCAAAAATCTTCAAGAATAAATGAAGAGATAGAGGGGACAGGAATGGGATTGTATATCATCAAAAAAATGCTTGAATCTAACCATGGTCGAATTGAAGTAGAGAGCAATTTTGGAAAAGGCTCCAGGTTTGAGGTATTCTTTAGGGATGACCATAAAAACGGCACCTCTTTACCTCTGCACTCCTCCCCGGCTCATCAAAATCTTTAA
- a CDS encoding DNA-formamidopyrimidine glycosylase family protein: MPEGPSILLVKEAVDKFTSKEIIDVSGNSKIEQSRLLNKTIINFKSWGKHFLICFEGFTLKVHFLMFGSYTIDEKKPDRAIRLHLKFENGEINFYTCSVKYLEGDINEHYDWSADVMSDQWDKKKAKTKLKKNSRSPYL, from the coding sequence ATGCCAGAAGGACCTTCAATATTACTAGTTAAGGAAGCGGTTGATAAATTTACTAGCAAGGAGATAATCGACGTGAGCGGGAATAGTAAAATTGAGCAAAGTCGTTTGCTTAATAAAACGATCATCAATTTTAAAAGTTGGGGAAAGCATTTTCTTATTTGCTTTGAAGGATTTACCCTAAAAGTCCATTTCTTAATGTTTGGCAGTTATACCATAGATGAAAAAAAACCAGACAGGGCAATAAGACTTCACCTGAAATTTGAAAATGGAGAAATAAATTTTTATACCTGCTCAGTCAAATATCTGGAAGGTGATATTAACGAACATTACGACTGGAGTGCAGATGTAATGAGTGACCAGTGGGATAAAAAGAAGGCAAAAACTAAATTAAAAAAAAACTCCCGAAGCCCTTATTTGTGA
- a CDS encoding DUF72 domain-containing protein — MNNPPNYPYQFYGGLSGLQLPIPKYLFPPPYENASRLTFYSSHFNSIEFNSTFYKIPQPSTVAKWAASVPEDFRFSFKLWKGITHNKGLNFNDEDIVTFFNSVNSVNEKKGCLLIQFPPGLGREYRAQLKYLLSCIMELDPIQDWKIAVEFRNTSWYQDEVYDLLNFYKATVVIQDIPKSATPILDQDSKHLYLRFHGPTGNYRESYHEDCLRDYASLISQWKEEGKTIYAYFNNTMGDAFNNLKSLKDFVKH, encoded by the coding sequence ATGAATAATCCTCCTAATTATCCGTATCAATTCTACGGTGGTCTTAGCGGCTTACAACTTCCTATTCCCAAGTATTTATTTCCACCTCCTTATGAAAATGCAAGTAGGCTCACCTTTTATTCATCCCATTTTAATAGCATAGAATTCAATAGCACTTTCTATAAAATTCCGCAACCTTCTACAGTCGCTAAATGGGCAGCATCAGTTCCGGAAGATTTCAGGTTCAGCTTTAAATTGTGGAAAGGAATCACTCACAACAAGGGTTTAAATTTTAATGATGAAGATATAGTTACTTTTTTTAATTCGGTAAATTCTGTAAATGAAAAGAAGGGATGTTTGCTTATTCAGTTTCCTCCGGGTCTAGGGAGGGAGTACCGCGCACAGTTGAAATATTTGTTAAGCTGTATTATGGAATTGGACCCTATACAAGACTGGAAGATTGCTGTAGAATTTAGAAATACATCCTGGTACCAAGACGAGGTTTATGATCTGCTGAATTTTTACAAAGCCACAGTGGTCATACAGGACATTCCAAAATCTGCAACGCCTATACTGGATCAGGACTCCAAGCATCTTTACCTGCGCTTTCATGGCCCCACAGGTAATTACCGGGAGAGTTATCATGAAGACTGTTTAAGGGATTACGCATCTCTTATTTCTCAATGGAAAGAAGAAGGAAAAACTATATATGCATATTTCAATAACACAATGGGCGACGCTTTTAATAATTTAAAAAGCCTGAAGGATTTTGTCAAGCATTAG
- a CDS encoding universal stress protein: MKNILLPTDFSANSRNAIVYALHLYKEEVCEFTLLHSYEVDGYLEGSSLVPIPNAKSFSTKKELVENELKEFLGNLVEEHVNSNHRFRVFTGNLALTAFINKTVRSSNCDLVVIGTQGITSSANVAFGANTQRIIKKVTSCPILAIPSHVTFSKPKEIVLASGFKTVPRPEDYVFISNLVKQHNSQLKILFIDDGGGLSSGQDKNKELLMELLEDTPLSFHSLTHVPIPVGVYCFTESLSKVIFWL; this comes from the coding sequence ATGAAAAATATCCTTTTACCCACAGATTTTTCAGCAAATTCAAGAAATGCAATTGTTTATGCACTACATCTATATAAAGAGGAAGTATGCGAGTTTACCTTATTACATTCCTATGAGGTAGACGGCTATCTTGAAGGAAGCAGCCTTGTTCCAATTCCTAATGCTAAATCTTTTTCAACTAAAAAAGAGTTAGTTGAAAATGAATTAAAAGAGTTCCTGGGGAATTTAGTTGAGGAGCACGTAAATTCAAATCATAGGTTTCGCGTTTTTACAGGGAATTTGGCGTTAACAGCCTTTATAAATAAAACCGTCAGATCCTCTAACTGTGATTTAGTTGTAATTGGTACGCAGGGAATTACCAGCTCAGCCAATGTTGCATTTGGAGCTAACACGCAAAGGATTATAAAAAAAGTTACCAGCTGTCCCATTTTGGCCATTCCTTCTCACGTGACATTTTCCAAACCCAAAGAAATAGTTCTGGCCTCAGGTTTTAAGACTGTACCCCGACCAGAAGATTATGTATTTATCAGTAATTTAGTTAAACAGCATAACTCCCAATTAAAGATTTTATTTATTGACGATGGTGGAGGTTTAAGTTCCGGACAGGACAAAAACAAAGAGCTTTTAATGGAATTATTAGAAGACACTCCTTTAAGTTTTCATTCCCTTACCCATGTTCCAATACCAGTAGGCGTTTATTGCTTTACTGAAAGCCTAAGCAAAGTGATATTCTGGCTTTAA
- a CDS encoding Na+/H+ antiporter NhaA, giving the protein MLSGFFLFILIVANYIGIRNTLFYAIMGIGGLWLAVLLSGVHATVAAVVAAFAIPSGKRINTPLFIRKAKLLLRDLNFLNKNYKGSKETEDKISITIEKFSSLADDATPPLHRLEHALHPFVSFIILPLFAFANSGVAISSDFFTSLISPVALGITTGLVIGKFLGIALFSHLMVAFKICRLPQTLNWKHIYGISLLGGMGFTMSLFITELAFSNELFLSQAKIGILTASLIAGLAGFLYLKLLLNKPESLVKPKTRMVKEPENVF; this is encoded by the coding sequence CTGCTTAGCGGGTTTTTTCTTTTTATCCTTATTGTTGCTAATTACATAGGAATAAGAAATACCCTATTTTATGCAATTATGGGAATTGGTGGGCTTTGGCTGGCAGTCCTGCTGTCGGGAGTGCACGCAACTGTTGCCGCAGTAGTAGCTGCTTTTGCTATACCTTCAGGTAAAAGAATTAATACTCCTTTATTCATTAGAAAAGCAAAATTACTTTTAAGAGATTTAAATTTTCTGAATAAAAATTATAAAGGTTCTAAAGAAACTGAAGACAAAATTTCAATAACCATAGAGAAATTCTCTTCCCTGGCTGATGATGCCACTCCTCCCCTTCATCGCCTTGAACACGCTCTTCACCCTTTTGTAAGCTTTATAATCCTGCCTCTATTTGCCTTTGCCAATTCGGGTGTAGCCATTTCTTCAGATTTCTTCACATCATTAATTAGCCCGGTAGCCCTGGGAATTACTACCGGGCTGGTTATTGGAAAATTTTTAGGAATTGCTTTGTTCAGCCATCTAATGGTAGCTTTTAAAATTTGCAGACTGCCGCAAACTCTCAACTGGAAGCACATTTATGGAATTAGTTTATTAGGTGGAATGGGCTTTACCATGTCGTTATTTATTACAGAACTTGCTTTTAGTAATGAACTATTTTTATCGCAGGCAAAAATAGGAATACTCACAGCCTCTCTTATCGCTGGCCTGGCAGGTTTCCTTTACCTTAAATTATTACTTAACAAACCTGAATCTCTTGTAAAACCTAAAACAAGAATGGTAAAAGAACCTGAAAATGTTTTTTAG
- a CDS encoding Na+/H+ antiporter NhaA, translating into MKKNHLDLYLLLPIKGFIEKQTSVGLLLIFSALLAIVVSNSPWSDVFITLWEKEIYVGFDDLVIRKSLLHWINDGLMSIFFFLVGLELKKEIVFGEFSDFRRATLPIAGAVGGMIVPACIYFIFNNNTPAISGWGIPMATDIAFALGILYLLGDKVPLSLKVFLTALAIIDDIGAVLVIAVFYTSDISLESLAA; encoded by the coding sequence ATGAAGAAGAATCACCTTGACCTCTACCTGTTGCTTCCTATTAAAGGTTTTATTGAGAAACAAACATCAGTAGGTTTGCTCTTAATATTTTCGGCTTTACTTGCTATAGTTGTTTCTAATTCCCCCTGGTCAGATGTTTTTATCACGCTTTGGGAGAAAGAAATCTACGTAGGATTTGATGACCTGGTAATCAGGAAAAGTTTGTTGCACTGGATTAATGATGGACTTATGTCAATCTTTTTCTTTCTTGTTGGCCTAGAACTTAAAAAGGAAATAGTATTTGGGGAGTTTTCAGACTTTCGACGGGCCACCCTTCCTATAGCAGGGGCCGTGGGTGGAATGATAGTACCTGCCTGTATTTATTTTATTTTTAATAATAACACTCCCGCAATTTCAGGATGGGGAATCCCCATGGCAACTGATATTGCTTTCGCTTTGGGAATACTTTATTTGTTAGGAGATAAAGTGCCCTTATCCCTAAAAGTTTTTTTGACTGCTCTTGCTATTATAGATGATATTGGAGCAGTACTGGTAATTGCTGTTTTTTATACATCTGATATTTCCCTGGAAAGTTTAGCTGCTTAG
- a CDS encoding DUF4349 domain-containing protein translates to MNLKKFLVLLSFIAFLSCDNANRSISKAENLGEMNMADEEQALTATQLKTDPANEVERKFIKNGHIDFETENLNKTREDIYKAIDKYNGYISSENEYKNSEEISSNFVIRIPADNFGNLIRELTMGVRRFDRKDIYLQDVTEEFVDIEARLRTKKELENRYREILKKATNVSEILEVEKQIGELRSEIESIEGRLNYLQNQFSLSTLTVRIYEPISTQTEFGKKFKNGFKNGWDKLILFFVLLVNIWPFILIIFGILILIRYFRKRRRTS, encoded by the coding sequence ATGAACCTGAAAAAATTCCTTGTACTACTTTCATTTATCGCCTTCCTGAGCTGTGATAATGCCAACCGTTCCATATCTAAAGCTGAGAATTTGGGCGAAATGAATATGGCAGATGAAGAACAGGCCCTCACGGCTACCCAATTAAAAACAGATCCGGCAAATGAGGTAGAAAGGAAGTTCATCAAGAACGGCCATATAGATTTTGAAACTGAAAATCTCAATAAAACCCGGGAAGATATTTATAAAGCCATAGATAAGTACAACGGCTATATATCTTCTGAAAATGAATATAAAAATTCAGAAGAGATTAGCAGCAATTTCGTAATCAGGATTCCGGCAGATAATTTTGGCAACCTCATTCGGGAATTAACTATGGGAGTCAGGAGGTTTGATCGGAAGGACATTTACCTTCAGGATGTCACAGAGGAATTTGTTGATATTGAGGCCCGTTTAAGGACCAAGAAAGAACTTGAAAACAGGTATCGGGAAATATTAAAAAAAGCCACCAATGTTTCTGAAATCCTGGAAGTTGAGAAACAGATTGGCGAATTGCGGTCAGAAATTGAATCTATTGAGGGAAGATTGAACTATTTACAAAACCAATTTTCTTTATCTACCCTCACTGTACGAATCTATGAACCAATATCTACCCAGACAGAATTCGGTAAAAAATTCAAAAACGGATTTAAAAACGGTTGGGATAAATTGATACTGTTTTTTGTCCTGCTGGTCAACATCTGGCCTTTTATATTGATTATTTTTGGAATTCTCATTTTGATCAGATATTTCAGGAAACGAAGGAGAACTTCCTGA
- a CDS encoding acetolactate decarboxylase, which yields MTIKKLKCGLLILGIMACNTNKKDSNATNTVTYPDIKIVGAMKNVMWKGELDSSIDLNSISNKNGLYGLGPMSYLRGEILINNGKSYVSRVTSDSTMTVEEEFEVSAPFFVYTNVNEWIEEELPSNIKTIPELEQYIDKKTKDFKRPFAFKLAGQVSNALIHIQNLPQGTQVSSPTEAHQGQINYQLKKEDAEIIGFFSTGHQGIFTHHDSFLHMHLITTDERKMGHLDELEIGKMTLYLPKK from the coding sequence ATGACAATAAAGAAATTAAAATGTGGACTACTTATCCTGGGAATAATGGCTTGCAACACAAATAAAAAAGACAGCAATGCGACAAACACAGTAACCTATCCAGATATTAAAATTGTGGGAGCAATGAAAAACGTGATGTGGAAAGGGGAATTAGATAGTAGTATCGACCTCAATTCTATCTCCAACAAAAACGGGCTTTACGGTCTTGGTCCTATGAGCTATTTGAGGGGAGAAATACTAATTAATAACGGCAAAAGTTATGTGTCAAGAGTAACATCGGATTCAACAATGACCGTTGAAGAAGAATTTGAAGTTTCTGCACCTTTCTTTGTTTATACCAACGTCAACGAATGGATTGAAGAAGAGTTGCCTTCTAACATAAAGACTATTCCCGAGCTGGAGCAGTACATTGATAAAAAAACAAAAGATTTTAAAAGACCTTTTGCTTTTAAACTGGCGGGACAGGTTTCAAATGCACTTATTCATATTCAAAATTTACCACAGGGAACCCAGGTCTCATCACCAACCGAAGCTCATCAGGGACAAATCAATTACCAATTAAAAAAAGAAGATGCAGAAATAATAGGATTTTTCTCCACAGGGCATCAAGGGATTTTTACACATCACGATTCTTTTTTACATATGCACTTGATAACTACAGACGAAAGAAAAATGGGACATTTAGATGAATTAGAAATTGGAAAGATGACTTTATACCTTCCGAAAAAATAA